AAGCACCAGCGTGGGAACAACTTTTCCCTCCGTGGGCGGCTCCCTGGGGCGGGCGGGCGCGCCGGGCGCGGTACGCCGCTTGCTTTGCGGCGGCCCAGGGAGGATTCGGTGATTCGACGACTGCTGGGCGCGTGTATCGGGGTGGTGGTGGTGACGGCGTGGGCGTGCGGTGGCTCCTCGGGTGACACGGTGCCGACTCCGCCGCCGGGGGACGACATCGACAACCGCCCCGAGTTCGATGCGGGCACGGATGCCGGCACCGATGCGGGCACGGACGCGGATGCCGGCACGGACGCGGGCACCGACACGGATGCCGGCACGGACGCGGGCACGGACACGGATGCCGGCACGGATGCCGGCACCGACGGCGGGACGGATGCTGGCACCGACGGCGGCACCACGGACCCGCAGCCCACCGAGGGCCCGTGGCCCACGGACGCGGTGACGGACTACTCGGGCAGGTACGGCATCCGCCGGGTGCAGTCGGTGGGCGTGGACGCCGCGCACAACATCTGGGTGCTGGACGGCGCGAGCATCGGCGTGCTGCGCGCGGACACGAAGCAGCTCGTCTGGACGACGAAGCCCATCGGCCAGGCGCGGCTGGGCTTCGGCACGGACAAGCTGGCCACCGCCTCCAGCGTCATCTGCGGCGGCAAGGCCGGCGAGGCCTACGTGGGCTACGAGTCGTTCGACCTGGCGCCGGACGCGGAGTACCCCGACCTCCACACCAACTACATCGTCAGTCCCGGGCAGTGCTACTACCCGTACCAGAACGCGCCCGAGTGCTACTCGTACAGCGCGCGCCGGTTCCAGTACTACCTGCAGGGCGACGTCGACGTGGTGCGGCTCAACGGGGCCGGCAACGACGTGGAGCTGAAGGTCCACATCTCCGAGTCCGCGGGCAGCAGCCGCATCACCGGCAGCACGCCGCTCGGCATCCAGAACACCAACGACTACCACTACGACGAGGACCGCTCCGTCTTCTCCTGCGTCCGGGTGATGAAGGGCCCGTACGCGGGTGAAATCTACGTCGGCACCAACCATGGTGTGACGCGCATCCGCGACTACACGTACAACAGCCACCGTCACCCGGCCTGGTGGAAGCTGACCCGGAAGCCGGACGGGAATGTGAGCAAGTCGCAGCGCGCGGGCTACACGTACGGGCTGGGCATCTCCCAGGACGGCCACCTGCTCATCGCCAACGACTGGAAGGTGGGCATCATCCCGCCCAACGCCGGGCTGAAGTGGTGGGACGCGGAGGGCCGCAAGGACGACATGCCCGCGAACGAGGACCCGGCCATCTACGCCCTCAACATCTTCGTGGACCCGGTCAACCCCGGCCCCGACGACGAGCGCTACGACGATGCGCCCAAGAACCGGTGGCGCGGCTTCCAGCAGACGAAGGACGGCCTCTACTACGTGGGCAGCCTGGGCGATGGCCTCTGGCAGATGAAGACGAAGGTCGTCACGCCCAGCCCGCTGAAGCTCCGCGACGAGGCGTACGCGCCCATCGAGGGCCTGGGCACCCGGAACATCGCCTCCTTGGCTGCCTCCGAGGACGGCTCGCTCTTCATCGGCACCGAGGACAACGGCCTGTGGCGCCTGAAGCCGGACAAGACGCTGGAGAAGGTCCAGGGCGTGCGCGGCTCGAACATCTCGCAGCTCGTCTATGACCCGACGGTGACTCCCGGGGCGCTGTACGTCCTCTCCGACGGCCGGCTGTACGTGCTGCGCGGGTACTGAGCCGCACGGACACCTCGAGCAGTCCTCGGGAGGGGCGACCACTCGCGGGTGGCGCCCCTCTCGGGCGTTTCCGGGGCGGCTACCGCGCGGCGCGCACCTTCATGGGCGGCTGGGGCTGGGTGGGCAGCCGGAGGATGAAGGTGGAGCCCTGCCCCTGCGCCGAGCGCACGGTGATGCTGCCGCCCATGGCCTCGACGATTTGCCGGGTGATGTAGAGCCCCAGGCCCAGCCCGCCGTAGTGGCGCTCGGAGACGGCGCGCTCGAACTTGCCGAACAGGCGCGCCATGCCGTCCTCGGAGATGCCGATGCCGTGGTCCTTCACGGCGAGCACCGCCGTGTGGCCCTCGCCCGCCAGGGACACCTCCACCGGCCGGCCCGCGCCATACTTGGCCGCGTTGGACAGCAGGTTGACGAGCACCTGCTCCACGCGCAGCGGGTCCCACGAGCCCAGCAGCGGCCCGTCCACGTGGAGCGACAGCGTGCTGCCCGCGCGGCTGAACTCCTCGGCGAAGGCGTCCGCCATCTGCCGCACCAGCTGGGCCAGGTCCAGCTCGCGCGGCTCCAGGCTCAGCTTGCCCGCGGCCAGCCGCGACACGTCCAGCAGCGTGTTCACCAGGCTGCCCAGCCGCGACAGCTGCCGCTCCAGCACCTGCGTGCGGGGGGCCATCTGCGCGGACAGCTCCGGCTGCGCGGTGCTCGCCTGGCGCTGCAACAGCTGCAGGTGCAGCCGCATGCTGGTGAGGGGCGTGCGCAGCTCGTGCGCGGCCACGCTGAGGAACTCGTCGCGCGCGCGCACGGCCTCCTGCGTCTCGCGCAGCGCCTGCTCGCGCACGGCCCGCTCGCGCGCGGCGCCGGCGTCGCGCTGCGCCTCCACGCGGCGGCGCTCCGTCATGTCCTCCACGTAGATGCTCGCGGCGACCACGACGCCGTCGCGGCGCACCGGGTGGTAGCTGGCGCGGTACACGCGGGTGCGCTCCACGCCGCCCCCGTGGTCTCTGTGGATGATTTCCACACCCTCCAGGGGCTCGCCCGTCTCCAGCACGCGGCGGACGCGGCGCAGCACGTCGGCGCCGGCGGGGTCGCCCCGCAGCACCTCCGCCATGGGGCGGCCGAGGTGGGCCTCGCGGGGCAGGCCGTTCATGGCGGCCATGGCCTCGCTGACCTCCACGTAGCGCAGCTCGGGGTCGATGATGGCCATGCCCAGCGGCACGGTGGACATGAGCTCGGCGAGCGTCACGGGACGCAGGTCCTCGAGGGGACGCTGGCGTCCGCCTCCTCCTCCTCCAACTGGCGTAGTCACGTCCGGTCCCATGTCCTGGGCCGACCCGATCCTCGGGGTCATCGTCCCCGCGTGTGTAGCAACCCCGCCCGATGCCGTCACCGCGCGCCCCCCGGCCGTGTGTCCAATGGTGGAAGGATGCCCGAGTCCGGGCAGGAATCTTCCTGAAATCGCGGGCGTTTCCACGTCACCCCAACCGCCGGCCGCATGGAGGGCAGGCGTACGTGGGGCACCTGCTTCAACCCACCCCCGTCGGCTCCGTAGAATGGAGCCCCTCATGCAGCCCCCGGCACGGAGGAACCGAACCGAATGCGCCTGAGACGCCTCGCCCGCCGCACCTCTTCCCTCGCCTCCTCGGCCGCTCCCACCTGGCGGGAGCCTCGCAACGGAGGACGGAACGAGCTGGTGGCCCGGAGTGGAGCGGATCCGTTCCGCGAGGAGCGGAGGCTGCGCTGGAGGGACCACTTCTCCCTCTCGGAGAACGTCCTCTTCGTGCCGCACATGCATGCCGAGCACGACGGGCTGCGCATCGCCCAGCTCTCCGACGTGCACGTGGGGCAGGCGACCTCGGCCATCCGCATCCGCCGCGCGGTGGAGGCCGTCAACGAGGGGCAGCCGGACCTGGTCTTCCTCACGGGCGACTACGTGACGCACAGCCCCAAGCCGCTGCCGCGCGTGCGCGAGCTGCTGGCGGGGTTGCAGGGGCCCGTCTTCGTGGTGCTGGGCAACCATGACCACTGGGTGAACGGGCCCTACATCCGCGAGGGCTTCGAGCGGCTGGGCTACACGGTGCTGCAGAACGAGCACCGTCAGGTGCACGTGAAGGGCGCGCCGGTGACGGTGCTGGGCATCGACGACGGACGCACCGGCCGGGACGACGTGGAGACGACCTTCCGCGGCGCGCCCGAGGGCGGCACGCGGCTGGTGCTGACGCACGCGCCGCCGACGGTGGAGAAGCTGCCGGCGCACGCCGGGCTGGTGCAGTTCTCCGGGCACACGCACGGCGGCCAGTTCGTGGTGCGCGGCCTTACAGAGGCCATCTTCCGCCGCGCGGGCCAGCCGTACATCAGCGGCCACTACCGCGTGAATGGCAACCAGCTCTACGTGAATCGCGGGCTGGGCTTCGGCTTCGGCGGGCCGTACCTGCGCCGGGGCGCCGAGCCCGAGGTGGCCTTCTTCACGCTGCGCAGCGAAGCGGCCGCCGTCGCGAGCTGAGCCGGGCCCTTCTCGGAGCCGGGGAGGTTGGTGTACGCGCCTCCCTGCCACCTGCCTGTCCAGTTCCCCGCGCTGCCAGCAAGCAGGCCGCCGTTGCCGGTCAGGATTCCTCGTCGGGGAGGAGCGTGCGCAACAGCTCGTCGTCGGGGCCGAGCGGACGCCAGCCGGGCGGCGGCGGCGTGGAGCGGAGCGCTGCCATGACCTGATCGGCGCTCTCCTGATAGGACTCGGGTATATCGCCGGACCAGCAGCCGAGCGCCTTGGCGACCTGGAAACGAGCCTTGTCGTCCATGATAGCGGGCCAGCCGCTCGGGAGGTTCTCGGACAGCTCGCGCACGAGCACATCGCGAACAAAGCGTGTGACCTGCTTGCGCCGCTCCGCTTCGATGAGCAACCCGCTCAACACCTGCACGCCCGCGACATCATCCTTGCCTAGCTCCTCAGCCAGCAGATTTAGCGAGACGGCGGGGCGCGCATCGGCAAATGCGGTGAGCGACGTGTACCCTCGCTCGCGGACCCGCTCGTACAACCGGACCCTCCAATCTCCCTGCCAGGAACGTCCGTCGGTCATCGTCCTCTCCAGGCAGTAAAGTTCATCGGGATGTCGTAGCGCTTCATACGGTCCGCAACGATGTTCAGGACGTCGTTCCGCGTCAACATCCGGCCAGCCTCTCTCTCGGCATTGCTCAGCACGCGCATGAGCATCCGGTTCCATTCGTTGGGCCACATGCGTCCCAGACGCCAGTCACCCCCACCATGAATCGCCTGATGGTGCGCCAGCTCCAACCTGACGCAGAACTTGTCGATGTCCATGTCTCCGGTAAAGCCGCGCTTTTCGAACCACTCGCGGTGCTCGCGCGGCAGAACGTGGTGCTGCGGATGCTCGGACATGCCCGCCCCAGCTCTGCCTGTTTCGTGCATGCCGCGAACCTCGGGCCCGTCGCCCAGAGCATCACGCACGCCTTGCGGCAAGTCCCCGTGCGCCTGCGCCATCAGCACCTGGCCACCGTGGATGCGGACGGCGGCACTGACGACGGGCATCGAGATGACACCCGCCTTCACGAGCCGGCGAATCATCTCCACCCACCCGGCGGAGACGACAATCCGCGAGCCCGCCATCACTCCGCCAGAGCCCATGACCAGGCCCACGCCGACGGTGGCGGGAGCTGCTGGCGGCAACCGGGGCAGCGACATCCTCAGCGTCGAGACCAGGGTGAGCATCTCCACGAGCTGCATCGCCGCCATGAGCTTGCCTCTCTTCTCCATGGCCGTGCGTGCGCCGTCACGGATGGAGCCGAACTCGCGGGTGAGCTGGCCCATCAACCCGGGCATCGCGGTGGCCGCTGCCTCGACCCTCTCCGGGTCTTGTGACGCGAGCGCCACCAGGGCGGGCTCCATCAGCCGCTGCACGCGGCTCATGTCCATGACCAGCGTCTCGACGCTGTAGGCGGGGCACTCTCGGAGCACGACGTCAGTGAGCTGGAGGAAGTCGAGCCATGCGGCCAGCAGCATGCCGCCGAACATGGCCGCCTGGAGCCGGGGGCCCGTCATCCGAAGGATGCCCAGCTCCATGTCTGGGTCAGCGACTCCCGAGGCCGCCTCGGCCACCGTGGTGGCGCTGCCGAGCGCGCCATGAAGCCAGGGCAGTTGGTGGGTGCCATGGTCGAGGTAGCGGGTGAAGGCACCGTTGACTCCGCTCAAGCCCCGATTGCCCAGGCCCGGTGGGCGGGCCGCCAGCTTGGAGAGCGCGTCGGCGACGCTGCCCGTGGAGTCCTCCACGTCGTCAACGACATCAAGGACCGCTTGCCGGGCCAGTGCGGCGCGCCGACTCCCACCCCCAGCAGCTCCTGCCTCCGTCGTATCGTCGCGTGGCCCCTGGCGACGCAACAGCCGTTCCCGAACCGCGGACCGTTCGATGGAAGACGGCGAGGAGCCCCTGACGCCGGACGCTCATCGCGAGGGGGGCGCGTCAACGCAGGCCCCTTGGCACTGCGCGGCATGCCACTCAGGTCTCCCCCCTGGCCGGACGCTGGCGTCAGCGAAGCGCATCCCGCCATCAGCAGGGACACCCCCAGCAGCAGGGCACGACTTCGCTTCGTTCGCATACACGTCTCCTGAATGCCCTCCAGCCGGGGGAGAGAACGACACACGTCGGACGTCCAGCTCGGCAGCGCCGGGCCGGTGGTAACCCAGCAGGGTGATGAAAAGGAATGGCCTCCGACGTCGGGCCGTCGGCCGGTGCCACCGGCCGACGATGCCTGGTTGACTGAAGAAGGCTGCGCCGGAATCGGTTGTGTGAGGCTCCGCGAGCCCGGCTGCTATCTTCCGCGCGCCATGGCTCAGCCCCTTTTCTCCACGGTCTCCAGCGAACTCGACTTCCCCGCCGACGAGCGCCGCATCCTGGCCTTCTGGAAGGAGCGCCGCATCTTCGAGCGCACGCTCGAGGGCCGCGAGGCCGCCCCCAGCTTCGTCTTCTACGAGGGGCCGCCCACGGCCAACGGCCTGCCCCACAACGGCCACGTCCTCACCCGTGTCATCAAGGACCTGTTCCCCCGCTACCAGACGATGCGCGGCCGCTACGTCCCCCGGAAGGCCGGCTGGGACACCCACGGCCTGCCCGTGGAGGTGGAGGTCGAAAAGGAGCTGCGCATCCATGGCAAGGCGGAAATCGAGCGCTACGGCGTGGAGCCCTTCACCGAGCGCTGCATCGAGTCCGTTTTCCGGTACACCGCCGAGTGGGAGCGACTCACCGAGCGCATCGGCTTCTGGGTGGACCTGAAGACGGCCTATGTCACCTACCACCGCGGCTTCGTGGAGAGCGTGTGGTGGGCGCTGGCCGAGCTGTACCGCAAGGGCCTGCTCTATCAGGGCCACAAGGTGGTGTGGTGGTGGCCGCAGGGCGGCACCGCGCTGAGCGCCGCCGAGGTGGGCCTCGGCTACAAGACGGTAGACGACCCGAGCGTCTACGTCGCCTTCCCGCTGCGGGACGCGCCGGACACCGCGCTGCTCATCTGGACCACCACGCCCTGGACGCTGCCGTCCAACATGTACGCGGCCGTCAACCCGTCCGTGGACTACGTCACCGTGGACGCGGGAGACCGCAAGCTCATCATCGCCGCCGCGCTGCGCGAGGAGCTGGCGAAGAAGCTCAAGAAGGACCTGCCCGTGTTGGCCAGGCAGCCGGGCAGCGCGCTGGTGGGCAGGCGCTACACCCCGCCCTTCGACCTCTACTTCCGCAGCGCCGGGGACGTGGAGCTGCCGCTCAAGGATGGCGGCACCGAGGCGATGGCGTGGCGCGTGGTCGGCGCGGACTACGTCACGCTCGACAGCGGCACGGGCATCGTCCACACCGCGCCGGCCTTCGGCGAGGACGACTATGAGACCTTCCGCCGGGACAGGCCGCGCTTCGCCAACCCGGACGCGCTGGAGATTCTCTGCGCGGTGAAGCCGGACGGCACCTTCGTCGACGAGGTGCCCCTGGTGGCCGGCCGCTTCGTGAAGGACGCGGACAAGGACCTCCAGCGCAACCTCAAGGAGCGCGGGCTGCTGCTGCTCGCCGAGCAGTACAAGCATGAGTACCCCTTCTGCTGGCGCGCGGACAACGACCCGCTCATCCAGTACGCCCGGCCCGCCTGGTACATCCGCACCACCTCGGTCATCGACCAGGCCATCGCCAACAACCGCGCCGTCAACTGGGTGCCCGAGCACATCCAGGAAGGCCGCTTCGGCGACTTCCTCGCCAACAACGTGGACTGGGCCCTCTCGCGCGAGCGCTACTGGGGCACGGCGCTCCCGCTGTGGGTGCACTCGGAGACGGGGGAGGTGGAGGCCGTCCCCTCCCTCCAGGCCCTGCGCGAGAAGCCAGGCAACAACCTGGCCGCGGTGGAGGCGGAGCTGCGCGCCTTCCTCGCCGGCAAGCCGCACGAGGCCAACGCCGAGCACCTCATCGTCCACAAGCCGTGGATTGACAAGGTGACGTACCAGAAGCCCGGCGCCTCGGGACGCTTCCAGCGCGTGCCCGAGGTGGTGGACGTGTGGTTCGACTCGGGCTGCATGCCCTTCGCGCAGTGGGGCTTCCCGCACGCGCCGGGCTCACGAGAGGTCTTCAACCGCACCTTCCCCGCGGACTTCATCTCCGAGGCCATCGACCAGACGCGTGGCTGGTTCTACTCGCTGCTGATGGTGAGCACGCTCGTCTTCGACGAGGAGACGCAGCAGCGCATGGGCCTTGCCCCCTCGCGCGGCTGGCCGCACCCGTACAAGAACTGCATCGTGCTCGGCCACGTCTCGGACAAGGACGGCAAGAAGGAGTCCAAGTCCAAGGGCAACTACACCCCGCCGGAGATCATCCTCGACGAGGTGCGCATGGACTTCGCGGTGCTGACCGCCGCGGAGGCCGGCATGCCCGGAGAGGCCGGCGTGGCGCTCATCGCCCGCGAGGACCTGGAGGGCCTGGACCTGCAGGAGGGCGCCCGGGTGCAGCTCTTCCGCCCGGACCGGCCGGACACCGTCGTCACCGTCACGCTGAAGGTGCACAAGAAGCTCAAGCGCCGGGTGGCCCTGCTCGCCCCCGACGCGCTGCACGCGCTCGGCGTGGCGCCTTCCCCGCGTGGGGCGGACGTCATGCCGGTGGAGGTGCCCCGGCTGGCGCCTGGCGAGCGCGTGGTGTTGAGGGACCCGACCACCCGCGCTCCCGGCGCGGACGCGTTCCGCTGGTTCTTCTTCGCGGCGAGCCCCTCCTGGTCCAACACGCGCCACTCGCTGGCCAACGTGCGGCTCTTGCAGAAGGACTTCCAGGTCAAGCTGCGCAACGTCTACTCGTTCTTCACCATCTACGCGAACCTCGACGGCTTCAACCCGGCCGCGGGCAACGCGGACGCCTCGGAGGCGCCGTGGAAGGCCGTGCGGCACAGCCAGGGCTGGCGCGAGGTGAAGGAGCGGTCGGTGCTGGACCGATGGATGCTCTCGGAGGTGCAGTTCACCGTCCGCGAGGTGTCCAGGGCGCTGGACGCCTACCAGGTCCATGACGCCGCCCAGCGGCTGGTGGCGCTCGTGGACGCGCTCTCCAACTGGTACGTGCGCCGGGGGCGTCCACGCTACTGGGCACCCGGCTTCGAGCAGGACAAGCAGGACGCGTACTTCACGCTGTACGAGGCGCTCACCACCCTCGCCGCGCTGTCCGCGCCCTTCATCCCCTTCTTCGCGGACGAGCTGTGGGGCAACCTGGTGCGCAACCCGTGGCCGGAGTCCCAGCCGGAGAGCGTGCACCTCGCGAGCTTCCCGGAGGTGGACGCGAGCCTCATGGACGAGGGGCTCGCGGCGGAGATGGGCGCGGTGCGCGAGCTGGTGTCGCTGGGCCTGAAGGTACGCACGGACAACAAGCTCAAGGTGCGCCAGCCGCTGTCGCGCGCGGACGTCATCCTCGCGCGCAAGGAGCTGACGGAGCGCGTGGCGGTGTACCGCGAGCTCATCACGGACGAGCTGAACGTCCACGAGGTCCGGTTCCTGGAGCCGGGCAGCCAGGAAGCGGACGTGGTGCGCTACCGCGTGCGGCCCCAGCTGCGCGCGGTGGGCAGCCGGCTCGGGCCCAGGCTGGCGCCGGTGCGCAAGGCGTTCGACTCGGCGGACGGCCGCGCGCTTCACGGAGAGCTGCTCCGGACGGGCCGGGTGGCCATGAACGTGGGCGGCGAGGACCTGGTGTTCCCGGCGGAGGAGCTGGAGACGCTGGTGGAGGCCACGCCCGGCCATGCGGCGGCGGGCGCGGGCGTGGGCGTGGTGGTGCTGCACACCGAGCTGACGGAGGCGCTGGTGGACGAGGGCCTCGTGCGCGAGCTGCTGGCGAGGGTGCAGGGCGCGCGCAAGGACCTGGAGCTGGGCTACGCGGACCGCATCCGGCTGTGGGTGGACGGCGACGCCCGGGTGAAGCGCGTGACGGACGAGGCCCGCGCGCTCATCTCCCGCGAGACGCTGGCCGCGGAAATCCACGTCGGCCCCGACGGCCTCACCGGTAGCGAGGAGGAGGTCAGCCTCAACGGCCTGCCCGCGCGCCTCCGCGTGGAGCGGGTGGCATAGAAAGGAAGCCTGCGGCCATGCCACGCTCGATGCCCGAGGCGACTACGACATCTGCCCTATCTGCTTCTGGGAGGATGACGGCCAGGACAGCGATGATGCGGACACGTACCGTGGAGGGCCCAACCGCGTGAGCCTCAGTGAGGCACGGCTCAACTTCCTGACCTTCGGAGCCGCGGAGCACAAGGACCTTCCGCATGTCCGGGCTCCGGGCATCGGAGACCTGCGCCCGCGGGTCTTCGTCATCGAGGATGGAAGGGCCGTGGAGCGCACGTCACTTCGACCTGCTCCGCGGAGGTGACCTCGGTGAGCTGGCCCGGCGTTCCCGTAGCCCGGAACCGCCGGCTACGTCGCGAACCGCTTCCGGTAGTCCCTCGGCGAGACGGAGAGATTGCGCTGGAAGGTCACCCGCATTCGTTCCTCGTTCCCGAAGCCGCACATCCGGGCAACCTGGTCGACGTTGCGCTTCGACTCCTCCAGCAACCGCTTCGCCGCCTCCAGCCGCAGGACTTCAACAGCCTTCGCCGGGGTGCGACCGGTCTTCTGCTTGTAGACGCGCGCGAAGTTGCGCGGGCTCATCCGGGCCTTCTCGGCCAGCGTCTCGACGGTGAGGTCGTCGCGGCCCAGGTTGTTCGCGAGCCACAGGTGCAGCTCATCGAAGGTGGTGCTGTCCTGGGTCTGCGACCGCAGCAACTCGCTGAACTGCGACTGCCCGCCCGGCCGCTTCAGGAAGACGACCAGCTCCCTCGCCACCTTCATGGCGATGTCATGTCCATGGTCCGCCTCCACCAGTGCCAGGCACAGGTCGAGGCCCGCACTGACGCCCGCGGAGGTCCACACCGGGCCTTCACGGACGAAGAGCGCGTCACGGTCCAGCTTGATGGAGGGGAAGCGCTCGCTCAGCAGGTCGCACATGGCCCAATGCGTTGCCGCGCGCCTGCCGTGAAGCAGTCCGGCCTGTGCCAGCAAGAAGGTGCCGCTGCAGACAGAGGCGGTGCGGCGAGCCGACTTCGCCTTCCGCCGCAGCCATTCAGTCAGCGGCTCCAACCGGGCCAGCACGTGCTCGATGTCCGGCGAGCCAGGGATGATGAGGGTGTCGACCTTGACGCCCTTGAACGCGGCGAGCGGCACCGTCTGCAACGCGACGCCTTCCGCCGTCTGCACCAGCCCGCCGTCCAGGCTCACGGTGTGGCGGACGTATCCCGGCACTCCGCGCTCCGCCAGGGCCTTCGACGCGGCCCAGAACACCGTCTGGGGACCTGTCAGGTCCAGCAACCCCATGTCCGGAAAGGCCACGAAGAGCACGGTGCGCGGCCCGCCGGAACCTGGCAGAAAATCAGGGTTGGATGTCATGGCTGCCAGAACCTTTCCTCCGTACGTTCCCCCCGTCAATGGAAAGGCACTCATGAAAATCGTGGTCAT
Above is a window of Pyxidicoccus trucidator DNA encoding:
- a CDS encoding ATP-binding protein; the protein is MTLAELMSTVPLGMAIIDPELRYVEVSEAMAAMNGLPREAHLGRPMAEVLRGDPAGADVLRRVRRVLETGEPLEGVEIIHRDHGGGVERTRVYRASYHPVRRDGVVVAASIYVEDMTERRRVEAQRDAGAARERAVREQALRETQEAVRARDEFLSVAAHELRTPLTSMRLHLQLLQRQASTAQPELSAQMAPRTQVLERQLSRLGSLVNTLLDVSRLAAGKLSLEPRELDLAQLVRQMADAFAEEFSRAGSTLSLHVDGPLLGSWDPLRVEQVLVNLLSNAAKYGAGRPVEVSLAGEGHTAVLAVKDHGIGISEDGMARLFGKFERAVSERHYGGLGLGLYITRQIVEAMGGSITVRSAQGQGSTFILRLPTQPQPPMKVRAAR
- a CDS encoding metallophosphoesterase — encoded protein: MRLRRLARRTSSLASSAAPTWREPRNGGRNELVARSGADPFREERRLRWRDHFSLSENVLFVPHMHAEHDGLRIAQLSDVHVGQATSAIRIRRAVEAVNEGQPDLVFLTGDYVTHSPKPLPRVRELLAGLQGPVFVVLGNHDHWVNGPYIREGFERLGYTVLQNEHRQVHVKGAPVTVLGIDDGRTGRDDVETTFRGAPEGGTRLVLTHAPPTVEKLPAHAGLVQFSGHTHGGQFVVRGLTEAIFRRAGQPYISGHYRVNGNQLYVNRGLGFGFGGPYLRRGAEPEVAFFTLRSEAAAVAS
- a CDS encoding NUDIX hydrolase, translated to MTDGRSWQGDWRVRLYERVRERGYTSLTAFADARPAVSLNLLAEELGKDDVAGVQVLSGLLIEAERRKQVTRFVRDVLVRELSENLPSGWPAIMDDKARFQVAKALGCWSGDIPESYQESADQVMAALRSTPPPPGWRPLGPDDELLRTLLPDEES
- a CDS encoding TIGR02269 family lipoprotein; the encoded protein is MEDSTGSVADALSKLAARPPGLGNRGLSGVNGAFTRYLDHGTHQLPWLHGALGSATTVAEAASGVADPDMELGILRMTGPRLQAAMFGGMLLAAWLDFLQLTDVVLRECPAYSVETLVMDMSRVQRLMEPALVALASQDPERVEAAATAMPGLMGQLTREFGSIRDGARTAMEKRGKLMAAMQLVEMLTLVSTLRMSLPRLPPAAPATVGVGLVMGSGGVMAGSRIVVSAGWVEMIRRLVKAGVISMPVVSAAVRIHGGQVLMAQAHGDLPQGVRDALGDGPEVRGMHETGRAGAGMSEHPQHHVLPREHREWFEKRGFTGDMDIDKFCVRLELAHHQAIHGGGDWRLGRMWPNEWNRMLMRVLSNAEREAGRMLTRNDVLNIVADRMKRYDIPMNFTAWRGR
- the ileS gene encoding isoleucine--tRNA ligase — its product is MAQPLFSTVSSELDFPADERRILAFWKERRIFERTLEGREAAPSFVFYEGPPTANGLPHNGHVLTRVIKDLFPRYQTMRGRYVPRKAGWDTHGLPVEVEVEKELRIHGKAEIERYGVEPFTERCIESVFRYTAEWERLTERIGFWVDLKTAYVTYHRGFVESVWWALAELYRKGLLYQGHKVVWWWPQGGTALSAAEVGLGYKTVDDPSVYVAFPLRDAPDTALLIWTTTPWTLPSNMYAAVNPSVDYVTVDAGDRKLIIAAALREELAKKLKKDLPVLARQPGSALVGRRYTPPFDLYFRSAGDVELPLKDGGTEAMAWRVVGADYVTLDSGTGIVHTAPAFGEDDYETFRRDRPRFANPDALEILCAVKPDGTFVDEVPLVAGRFVKDADKDLQRNLKERGLLLLAEQYKHEYPFCWRADNDPLIQYARPAWYIRTTSVIDQAIANNRAVNWVPEHIQEGRFGDFLANNVDWALSRERYWGTALPLWVHSETGEVEAVPSLQALREKPGNNLAAVEAELRAFLAGKPHEANAEHLIVHKPWIDKVTYQKPGASGRFQRVPEVVDVWFDSGCMPFAQWGFPHAPGSREVFNRTFPADFISEAIDQTRGWFYSLLMVSTLVFDEETQQRMGLAPSRGWPHPYKNCIVLGHVSDKDGKKESKSKGNYTPPEIILDEVRMDFAVLTAAEAGMPGEAGVALIAREDLEGLDLQEGARVQLFRPDRPDTVVTVTLKVHKKLKRRVALLAPDALHALGVAPSPRGADVMPVEVPRLAPGERVVLRDPTTRAPGADAFRWFFFAASPSWSNTRHSLANVRLLQKDFQVKLRNVYSFFTIYANLDGFNPAAGNADASEAPWKAVRHSQGWREVKERSVLDRWMLSEVQFTVREVSRALDAYQVHDAAQRLVALVDALSNWYVRRGRPRYWAPGFEQDKQDAYFTLYEALTTLAALSAPFIPFFADELWGNLVRNPWPESQPESVHLASFPEVDASLMDEGLAAEMGAVRELVSLGLKVRTDNKLKVRQPLSRADVILARKELTERVAVYRELITDELNVHEVRFLEPGSQEADVVRYRVRPQLRAVGSRLGPRLAPVRKAFDSADGRALHGELLRTGRVAMNVGGEDLVFPAEELETLVEATPGHAAAGAGVGVVVLHTELTEALVDEGLVRELLARVQGARKDLELGYADRIRLWVDGDARVKRVTDEARALISRETLAAEIHVGPDGLTGSEEEVSLNGLPARLRVERVA
- a CDS encoding GlxA family transcriptional regulator: MTSNPDFLPGSGGPRTVLFVAFPDMGLLDLTGPQTVFWAASKALAERGVPGYVRHTVSLDGGLVQTAEGVALQTVPLAAFKGVKVDTLIIPGSPDIEHVLARLEPLTEWLRRKAKSARRTASVCSGTFLLAQAGLLHGRRAATHWAMCDLLSERFPSIKLDRDALFVREGPVWTSAGVSAGLDLCLALVEADHGHDIAMKVARELVVFLKRPGGQSQFSELLRSQTQDSTTFDELHLWLANNLGRDDLTVETLAEKARMSPRNFARVYKQKTGRTPAKAVEVLRLEAAKRLLEESKRNVDQVARMCGFGNEERMRVTFQRNLSVSPRDYRKRFAT